From a single Gimesia fumaroli genomic region:
- a CDS encoding transthyretin-like family protein — translation MSDFSISRWFPLMIILVGFTGCGSDNVKLASVSGTVTMNGEPLPGATVLFRPRTTDDDSEAKGAAESYGKTDEAGHYELAVVMTGNRGAVVGPNDVMISLDAFEEILPTYDSSGKDRRGPNPIPENYNSKTTLEFDVPSGGAENADFKLVNPDFKVPDQKAHSKHDVS, via the coding sequence ATGAGCGACTTTTCGATTTCGCGATGGTTTCCGCTGATGATTATTTTAGTGGGATTCACAGGATGCGGTTCTGATAATGTGAAGCTGGCGTCGGTATCGGGAACGGTGACGATGAACGGTGAACCGCTGCCAGGCGCCACGGTACTGTTTCGTCCTCGAACGACTGACGATGACAGTGAGGCCAAAGGAGCGGCTGAGTCGTACGGCAAAACGGATGAAGCAGGTCATTATGAACTTGCCGTTGTCATGACCGGCAACAGAGGAGCAGTTGTCGGGCCGAATGATGTGATGATTTCACTCGATGCGTTCGAGGAAATTCTGCCGACCTATGATTCATCGGGAAAGGATCGCCGCGGCCCTAACCCGATTCCGGAGAACTACAATTCGAAAACGACTCTGGAATTCGATGTCCCATCAGGAGGAGCCGAGAACGCCGACTTTAAACTTGTGAATCCCGATTTCAAAGTACCCGATCAGAAAGCCCATTCGAAACACGATGTGTCATAA
- a CDS encoding M56 family metallopeptidase yields the protein MNALATIFHSAWAERVGWTLLHSLWQIALLAIAYRLVSILLRNRPATVRYLISCVTLFSMLGFPLSTFYLLSQNAMRVSTDINNTPTIVSVSDDLPASSKVITESEKLIIDPQSSVTQSSSTDSDTKTVSSADLPANSFSDKLFSLLRPWLPLATTVWLIGTLLFALRPLWGWLHVRRLKRHGLSPLSPQLRDLGASLAVRLGIKQGVQFLQSSLVEVPTIVGCFSPIILLPASAITGLTVQELEMILAHELAHIRRHDYLINLAQTVIESLLFYHPGMWWISNQIRQEREHCCDDIAVALGKNCAVYVQALARLEQQRHETPAIVLTATGGLLISRVRRILEQSKNEVGYVNITACLTGLVLIGLVATAFMMNNIPQKKSIVLFTSEQNSELPEGELSVEIPNRLIKVIKAYDLPFFTETNLDQIRKDFRLIVEKYAPKNMSDERKRSILTAIEEHSSQYLFLPSFDANSMESLNKNYLNMPDRLKTLQWKLSQALQRGPLNKEQAQRREELWTFMSNHIMSLPEFRQFTHKSALQDLKTRFTDPLCTQFDRPLTDEQFNKFKGILQRSSYNSKHEIMLVVAHLSGAAQQAYRPYTRGITRTLPFDDEVKSAHTSNGYVTLRFTSNNKFCGRKQELEDFNNSYTVFDTDSDIQANAYPLITVPADAREPDKISHWLNQTGKGDFGYKDGELFAVRGTKLALLNVKNWLEADAISNGDLLAEINQQDKRAINVKTYIQTHQDQFLARHITGYRYIEYIGPYIGVLNLEGHLSVVHVKKDSFKDRIYLNCRPRP from the coding sequence ATGAACGCGTTAGCAACGATATTCCATTCGGCTTGGGCTGAGCGCGTGGGTTGGACATTGCTGCATTCCTTATGGCAGATCGCACTACTCGCAATTGCGTATCGTCTCGTGTCGATCTTGCTCAGAAATCGTCCCGCAACCGTTCGATATTTGATCAGTTGTGTGACGCTGTTCTCTATGCTCGGTTTTCCGCTGAGCACGTTTTATCTGCTTTCACAAAATGCCATGCGGGTTTCGACAGACATTAACAACACACCCACAATAGTTAGTGTATCAGACGATTTACCAGCGTCCTCGAAAGTCATAACAGAATCTGAGAAGCTGATTATCGATCCCCAATCTTCGGTGACACAATCCTCTTCGACAGACAGCGACACAAAGACTGTTTCATCTGCAGACCTTCCTGCAAATTCTTTCTCAGATAAACTGTTCTCTCTATTGCGTCCCTGGCTGCCGCTGGCAACCACTGTCTGGTTAATCGGGACTCTCCTCTTTGCACTAAGGCCACTCTGGGGGTGGCTCCACGTACGCCGGTTAAAACGCCACGGATTATCTCCACTCTCGCCCCAGTTACGAGACCTGGGAGCCAGCCTGGCTGTCCGGCTTGGCATCAAGCAAGGCGTACAATTTCTGCAGTCATCCCTGGTAGAAGTGCCGACGATCGTTGGCTGTTTCTCTCCCATCATTTTATTACCAGCCTCAGCTATCACAGGCCTCACAGTTCAAGAACTTGAGATGATCTTAGCGCATGAACTGGCCCACATCCGCAGGCATGACTATTTGATCAACCTCGCGCAAACGGTGATTGAATCTCTGCTCTTTTACCATCCCGGCATGTGGTGGATCTCGAATCAGATCCGCCAGGAACGCGAGCATTGCTGTGATGATATCGCTGTTGCTCTGGGTAAAAACTGTGCCGTATACGTTCAGGCGCTTGCGCGGCTTGAACAGCAGCGTCATGAGACTCCAGCCATCGTACTGACCGCAACAGGCGGATTGCTCATCTCCCGCGTTCGCCGAATACTGGAGCAATCGAAAAACGAGGTAGGCTATGTCAACATCACAGCCTGTCTTACCGGACTGGTCTTGATTGGTCTGGTTGCGACTGCGTTCATGATGAATAACATCCCTCAGAAAAAATCGATTGTTCTTTTTACCAGTGAGCAGAACAGCGAGTTGCCTGAGGGTGAATTGAGTGTCGAAATTCCGAATCGCCTCATCAAAGTGATTAAGGCATACGATCTGCCGTTTTTTACTGAAACGAATCTGGATCAAATTCGCAAAGATTTTCGTCTGATCGTCGAAAAGTATGCTCCGAAAAATATGAGCGATGAGCGTAAACGTTCCATTCTCACGGCGATTGAAGAACACAGTAGTCAGTATCTGTTTCTACCCAGCTTTGACGCGAATAGCATGGAATCGCTGAATAAAAACTATCTGAATATGCCTGACCGACTCAAAACACTCCAATGGAAACTTAGTCAGGCGTTGCAGCGCGGTCCCTTGAACAAAGAACAGGCGCAACGTCGGGAAGAACTGTGGACGTTCATGTCAAATCATATTATGAGTTTACCCGAGTTTCGTCAATTTACTCATAAGTCAGCACTCCAGGATCTTAAGACTCGTTTTACGGATCCTCTGTGTACCCAATTCGACCGTCCTCTGACCGATGAGCAATTCAATAAGTTCAAAGGCATACTGCAGCGAAGCTCTTATAACAGTAAGCATGAAATAATGCTTGTGGTTGCTCATCTGTCTGGGGCAGCTCAGCAGGCATATCGTCCTTATACCAGAGGCATCACTCGCACTCTGCCTTTTGACGATGAAGTCAAAAGTGCCCATACCAGTAATGGATATGTGACTTTGAGGTTCACATCAAACAATAAATTCTGCGGTAGGAAACAAGAGTTAGAAGATTTCAATAATTCATACACCGTTTTTGATACGGACTCTGACATTCAAGCAAATGCATATCCACTCATCACTGTGCCAGCAGACGCCCGCGAACCGGACAAAATCTCTCACTGGCTCAATCAAACGGGCAAAGGCGATTTCGGTTATAAAGATGGCGAACTGTTTGCAGTACGTGGAACAAAGCTGGCATTGCTGAATGTAAAAAACTGGCTCGAAGCCGATGCAATCAGCAACGGTGACTTGCTTGCTGAAATAAATCAGCAGGACAAACGTGCCATCAATGTCAAAACCTATATTCAAACCCATCAGGATCAGTTTCTAGCGCGCCATATCACTGGATACCGTTACATTGAATACATTGGCCCTTACATCGGGGTACTGAACCTGGAAGGCCACCTGTCAGTCGTTCACGTCAAAAAGGACTCCTTCAAGGACCGTATTTATCTCAATTGTCGCCCGCGTCCGTAA
- a CDS encoding LamG-like jellyroll fold domain-containing protein, which yields MSLPFPEGQNSESDVDLIRRLLDGRISEDELRTIEQRIQSDIAFRNRYIQLVDLESAFYEECSAPDSSLSSSTIIQLKTLQNTTRRNSIIVMVLCVVCLLLVFSFLLLPWQSGNVSSGKNLAQPSRTQTKVPDREETFNVCPLPEMKQTPDIAILTYVDGIDSDEFKVGRCFKAGTLKIPHGRIQLEFFSGALITIVGPAEIEMISKSAATLHSGRATVLIPESAIDFVINAPEAAVVDLGTEIGIQIDKDGPREAKPLTNKLAETPLSANEGTSIVSKQPKESSGDPKKMAIPNKLESSTLAPNSVETPSLGLPVRQEYIDAVKQSRPLVYWRFEAEEFGQVRNEMGLQWTADVIRNHNEPECLQIADGYAQFRLSEAPRMIMPADPFPELNEGPFSVEFWIRADKLAHMTCVSVIQETDAVGIQHLNVIEIMAKEYLANMKHEIGNIRFLQRFPPSPDWKFGTNLISREHCVPGQWMQVVVVKKHNMLELYLNGSIARRVFHNVESDSSGYKLYLGQLRLVNTLRQFVGGIDEFALYKRALGPEEVQNHFRLMFW from the coding sequence ATGTCGCTACCATTCCCTGAGGGGCAAAATTCTGAAAGTGACGTGGACCTGATTCGACGTTTACTTGATGGTCGGATATCAGAAGACGAACTGAGAACGATTGAGCAGCGTATTCAATCCGATATCGCGTTTCGGAATCGATATATTCAATTAGTGGATCTCGAATCTGCTTTCTATGAAGAATGCTCTGCTCCGGATTCGAGTTTGAGTTCCTCAACGATCATACAACTGAAAACTCTACAGAACACGACAAGACGTAACTCGATCATTGTTATGGTTCTCTGTGTGGTCTGCTTGTTGCTCGTCTTTTCCTTTTTATTACTGCCCTGGCAATCTGGTAACGTTTCCAGTGGGAAGAACCTTGCACAACCATCAAGGACGCAAACAAAAGTGCCAGATCGGGAAGAGACATTCAATGTCTGCCCTCTCCCTGAAATGAAACAGACTCCGGATATCGCCATTTTAACTTACGTTGATGGCATCGACTCTGATGAGTTTAAAGTCGGACGCTGCTTTAAAGCGGGGACGCTGAAAATTCCTCATGGGCGAATCCAACTCGAATTCTTCAGTGGTGCATTGATTACGATTGTTGGTCCGGCGGAGATCGAAATGATCTCAAAGTCGGCTGCCACATTGCATTCGGGACGAGCAACTGTGTTAATCCCCGAGTCAGCAATTGATTTTGTGATCAATGCGCCTGAGGCTGCTGTTGTTGATTTAGGGACCGAAATTGGAATTCAAATCGATAAAGACGGTCCTAGAGAAGCGAAACCGCTGACAAATAAACTGGCAGAAACTCCGCTGTCAGCAAACGAGGGGACTTCTATTGTCAGTAAACAACCAAAAGAGTCATCAGGCGATCCAAAGAAAATGGCGATACCAAACAAGTTGGAGTCGTCTACTCTTGCTCCGAACAGCGTCGAAACTCCCTCATTAGGATTACCAGTGAGGCAGGAGTATATCGACGCAGTTAAACAGTCGCGACCGCTGGTTTACTGGCGTTTTGAGGCGGAAGAGTTTGGCCAGGTTCGAAACGAAATGGGGCTGCAATGGACAGCCGACGTCATCCGAAATCACAATGAACCCGAATGTTTGCAAATTGCTGATGGATATGCTCAATTTCGATTGTCAGAAGCTCCGCGTATGATTATGCCGGCAGATCCCTTTCCAGAATTGAACGAGGGGCCCTTTTCGGTTGAGTTCTGGATCAGAGCAGACAAATTAGCGCATATGACTTGTGTGTCTGTCATTCAAGAAACAGATGCCGTTGGAATCCAACATCTCAATGTGATTGAGATCATGGCTAAAGAATACCTTGCTAATATGAAACATGAGATCGGCAACATCCGTTTTCTGCAAAGATTTCCCCCCAGTCCTGATTGGAAGTTCGGGACGAATCTCATCTCAAGAGAACACTGTGTTCCGGGACAATGGATGCAAGTTGTTGTCGTCAAGAAACATAATATGCTGGAACTGTATCTTAATGGATCGATTGCACGCCGCGTTTTTCATAACGTGGAAAGTGATTCCTCTGGCTACAAGCTATACCTCGGCCAGCTCAGGCTCGTGAATACGCTCAGGCAGTTCGTAGGTGGAATTGACGAATTCGCGCTTTACAAGCGTGCCTTAGGCCCGGAAGAAGTGCAGAATCATTTTCGCCTGATGTTCTGGTAA
- a CDS encoding NUDIX hydrolase — protein sequence MQQRESARAILLNNQDQVLLIQHQDTTPVNPVRPDVLRYWATPGGGIEVGEQTVDALRRELREELGLTDIAIGRQVGLRKVPLNLPEAGLVLSHETYFVCRASDDPQINSVGMSDSERRIFKMIRWWSLEEIHNTSEILRPGALPKLVEHAYIDASEPVFLQD from the coding sequence ATGCAGCAACGTGAATCAGCGCGGGCGATTCTTCTGAACAATCAAGATCAGGTGCTTTTGATCCAGCATCAAGATACGACGCCAGTCAATCCCGTGCGGCCTGATGTGCTCCGATACTGGGCGACGCCTGGCGGGGGGATTGAAGTGGGGGAGCAAACAGTGGATGCGCTCCGGCGTGAGTTGCGGGAAGAACTTGGTCTGACAGATATCGCAATCGGCAGGCAGGTTGGCCTGAGGAAAGTTCCATTGAATCTGCCGGAAGCAGGCTTGGTGCTCAGCCACGAAACCTACTTTGTGTGCCGCGCCTCTGATGATCCCCAAATCAATTCGGTAGGGATGTCGGACAGTGAACGCCGGATTTTCAAAATGATCCGATGGTGGTCGCTTGAAGAGATACACAACACGTCTGAAATTCTACGTCCCGGTGCGCTGCCGAAATTAGTTGAGCATGCATATATCGATGCTTCCGAGCCGGTTTTCTTACAGGACTGA
- a CDS encoding ECF-type sigma factor, with protein sequence MEEQESYSVTAWVKALQEGEADAAQNLWKRYFEKLVTQAEARIRNCPQGTIEAEDIAVSVFESLWRGANEGRFQNLNNRDELWWLLLALTKRKAASHIRKETALKRGGNKTQKSLNNDENSGYTFQELVSDEPTPEYLAMLQEEYENLLSNLRDDRLREIAVLRLEGYTSQEISKQLEISIPTVTRKLRLIRAAWSKELA encoded by the coding sequence ATGGAAGAACAGGAATCCTATTCTGTAACCGCCTGGGTAAAAGCGTTACAGGAGGGGGAGGCAGATGCTGCTCAGAATCTCTGGAAGCGGTATTTTGAAAAACTGGTCACTCAAGCTGAGGCGCGCATTCGAAATTGTCCCCAAGGCACAATTGAAGCGGAAGATATCGCGGTTTCTGTCTTTGAAAGTCTCTGGCGTGGTGCCAATGAAGGTCGATTTCAAAATCTCAATAATCGAGACGAACTGTGGTGGCTTTTGTTAGCCCTTACCAAACGCAAAGCTGCCAGTCATATCCGCAAAGAAACCGCCCTCAAGCGGGGTGGGAACAAAACACAAAAATCATTAAACAATGACGAAAACTCTGGTTACACTTTTCAGGAACTCGTTTCCGATGAGCCGACTCCCGAGTACCTGGCCATGCTTCAGGAAGAATACGAAAACTTATTATCAAATTTACGTGATGATCGACTTCGCGAAATTGCGGTTCTTAGATTAGAAGGATACACAAGCCAGGAAATAAGCAAACAGTTGGAGATTTCCATTCCGACTGTCACGCGGAAATTGCGGCTGATACGTGCCGCATGGTCGAAAGAGTTGGCCTAA
- a CDS encoding DUF1559 domain-containing protein: MRKRSQGFTLIELLVVIAIIAILIALLLPAVQQAREAARRSQCKNNLKQLGLGLHNYYETFSQFPPGGVHSSVPRNGGSGHSFGPSFYGLLLPYMDLATMYNAMVWEGESPGYVNEGAGSAGDANRVIVNEAGQIPAFTCPSSTLDVRNGSFAPFAHYAGITGAADPTSFTENRIFDDGSLGLISGGGMLVPNKGVRLRDCTDGSSNTIMIGEANGKLERLTAGTYSKLAATGTTHGWLMGLRVTGTPPNLQPVSANSDQRCFNLTTVRYSPNQEPFANQLFPGMGSNVGANNPLMSFHVGGVQILKGDGSVRFLSENVHLETLKQLATRDDGQPVGEY; encoded by the coding sequence ATGAGAAAACGTTCGCAAGGTTTTACACTCATTGAATTGCTGGTCGTCATTGCCATCATCGCCATTTTGATTGCCCTGCTGTTACCTGCCGTCCAGCAGGCACGGGAAGCGGCTCGCAGATCTCAGTGTAAGAACAACCTGAAACAACTTGGTCTCGGTTTGCACAACTACTATGAAACGTTTTCCCAATTTCCGCCGGGAGGCGTTCACTCCAGTGTGCCTCGTAACGGTGGAAGTGGTCATAGTTTTGGCCCCAGTTTTTATGGCTTGCTTTTACCATACATGGATCTTGCGACGATGTATAACGCAATGGTATGGGAAGGGGAGTCACCCGGATATGTCAATGAAGGCGCTGGGAGCGCGGGTGATGCGAACCGCGTAATTGTCAATGAAGCAGGTCAAATTCCGGCATTCACCTGCCCTTCATCAACGCTTGACGTTCGAAATGGATCATTCGCTCCCTTCGCGCATTATGCCGGTATCACGGGAGCCGCTGACCCGACCTCATTCACAGAAAACCGCATCTTCGACGATGGCAGCCTGGGGCTGATTTCAGGTGGGGGGATGCTGGTCCCCAATAAAGGCGTCCGTCTGCGCGACTGTACCGATGGGTCCAGCAATACGATCATGATTGGTGAGGCTAATGGAAAACTGGAACGACTGACTGCCGGAACCTATTCCAAGCTGGCGGCCACGGGAACAACGCATGGCTGGCTGATGGGACTTCGCGTGACAGGTACCCCGCCCAATCTTCAGCCCGTCTCCGCGAATTCAGATCAACGTTGCTTTAACCTGACAACCGTCAGATACAGCCCCAACCAGGAGCCCTTTGCCAATCAACTCTTCCCCGGAATGGGCAGTAATGTCGGTGCCAATAATCCACTGATGTCATTCCATGTGGGAGGTGTCCAGATTTTGAAAGGAGACGGATCTGTTCGCTTTCTGAGCGAAAACGTTCATCTTGAGACCCTGAAGCAATTGGCAACTCGCGATGATGGTCAGCCAGTAGGAGAGTATTAA
- a CDS encoding BlaI/MecI/CopY family transcriptional regulator, with amino-acid sequence MPRPPSSQLTEVELQILRILWEKQAATARQIHNSLSEYRNTNYSTTVKMLSVMLGKKLVKRDETVHPQIYRPAATQQRTQQKMLKDLISKVYNGSTGSLVLQALSSQKASPQELSEIRQLLDELEESEK; translated from the coding sequence ATGCCGCGTCCCCCGTCTTCACAACTGACGGAAGTCGAGCTACAAATCCTTCGCATTCTTTGGGAGAAGCAGGCTGCGACAGCGCGTCAGATTCATAACTCTCTCTCTGAGTATCGCAACACAAACTATTCCACGACAGTCAAGATGCTGTCGGTCATGCTCGGCAAGAAACTTGTCAAACGTGACGAAACGGTTCACCCGCAGATATACCGTCCTGCCGCCACACAACAACGTACGCAGCAGAAAATGCTTAAGGATCTGATCAGTAAAGTTTACAATGGTTCCACAGGAAGCCTTGTTTTACAAGCACTTTCCTCACAAAAAGCTTCTCCGCAAGAACTGTCCGAAATTCGTCAATTACTGGATGAGTTGGAAGAGAGTGAGAAATGA
- a CDS encoding sigma-70 family RNA polymerase sigma factor, whose product MNLSGNLFARFMVTYDRELLRYIMMLIPRRDDAEEVLQRTALVMWEKFEEFDQDRDFLPWATRFAYFEALNFRKECARSRLMFNEEIMSLLAESRKEQESYLGQQRSALKLCLSELTREDRNMLERRYSDSSTIKTLAEEQGRTVKALYRRLDRVRKLITKCVERRVAALDRI is encoded by the coding sequence ATGAATCTTTCCGGGAATCTGTTTGCCAGGTTTATGGTCACCTATGATCGTGAGCTGTTGCGATACATTATGATGCTCATCCCGCGCCGGGATGATGCAGAAGAAGTATTACAGCGAACGGCACTTGTGATGTGGGAAAAATTTGAGGAATTCGACCAGGACAGAGACTTCCTGCCTTGGGCAACCCGCTTCGCCTATTTTGAAGCACTTAATTTTCGCAAGGAATGTGCACGCAGCAGGCTGATGTTTAATGAAGAAATCATGTCTCTGCTGGCAGAGTCACGAAAAGAGCAAGAGTCATATTTGGGCCAACAACGTTCTGCACTGAAACTATGCCTCTCCGAACTTACCAGGGAAGATCGGAACATGTTGGAACGCAGATATTCAGATTCATCAACCATCAAGACACTTGCTGAAGAGCAAGGACGGACTGTCAAAGCGCTCTATCGACGATTAGACCGGGTTCGCAAATTAATTACAAAGTGCGTCGAACGCCGCGTTGCTGCTTTGGACAGGATATAA
- a CDS encoding DUF1559 domain-containing protein, whose protein sequence is MNTHKRGFTLIELLVVIAIIAILISLLLPAVQQAREAARRSSCKNNLKQIGLALHNYHEAYNSFPPGGVTLGTCCATKSGINWAISILPYLDQAPLFQKYDSNAFNEDPPNATVREQNMVVYNCPSDTNAGKLMQPESGPGSGLQYRMSSYRAVSGKTDTSGWMDNAEGASLPSSWRGVLHSIGTSGYTVEKFNSISDGTSNTIVVAEYHTRTRPRRGTFWAYTYTSYSQSSFTAQRRTLIPDYDRCVAIGGTGGSNACKRGWGSMHVGGMQVLLADGSSRFLSENIDLGIFQSLGTPEGGEIVGEW, encoded by the coding sequence ATGAATACACACAAACGCGGATTTACACTGATTGAATTGTTAGTCGTGATCGCGATCATCGCGATTTTGATTTCATTGCTTTTACCCGCTGTCCAGCAGGCCCGCGAAGCAGCGCGACGGAGTTCCTGCAAGAACAACCTCAAACAGATTGGGTTAGCGTTGCACAATTATCATGAGGCTTACAATTCGTTTCCTCCGGGCGGGGTTACACTGGGAACCTGTTGTGCAACCAAAAGCGGTATCAACTGGGCCATCTCAATTCTACCATACCTCGATCAGGCACCCTTGTTTCAAAAGTATGATTCCAACGCATTCAATGAAGACCCGCCCAATGCGACTGTCCGGGAACAAAACATGGTTGTCTATAACTGCCCTTCGGATACCAACGCCGGTAAATTGATGCAACCCGAGAGTGGGCCGGGGAGCGGTTTGCAATATCGAATGAGTTCCTATCGCGCCGTTTCTGGTAAAACTGATACGAGTGGCTGGATGGACAATGCGGAAGGGGCCTCTCTTCCAAGTAGCTGGCGAGGCGTATTGCATAGTATCGGGACCAGTGGTTACACAGTGGAGAAATTCAATTCAATTTCTGATGGAACTTCAAATACGATCGTGGTGGCAGAGTATCATACGCGAACACGTCCTCGTCGCGGGACGTTCTGGGCTTACACTTATACTTCTTACAGTCAGTCTTCCTTCACGGCCCAACGTCGCACTCTGATTCCCGATTATGATCGCTGTGTGGCAATTGGAGGCACGGGAGGCAGTAATGCCTGTAAGCGAGGCTGGGGCAGCATGCATGTCGGTGGAATGCAGGTGCTGTTGGCCGATGGCTCAAGTCGCTTTTTAAGTGAAAACATCGATTTAGGAATATTTCAAAGTCTGGGAACTCCTGAAGGGGGAGAAATCGTCGGGGAGTGGTGA